The following coding sequences are from one uncultured Methanobrevibacter sp. window:
- the sucC gene encoding ADP-forming succinate--CoA ligase subunit beta → MKFFEHSAKKVFESEGIKILEGHVVYSPEEAMEVATEFGRPIVLKSQVLVGGRGKAGGIKFADNPGEAFEIANELLKLEIKGEKVKHLLIEEKANIQREFFLSVSNDRANKTPIIMASAEGGVEIEELAKTSPEKIIRYNVDPLKEFLPYEAREIARKMEVGSELMSQIGAIIWKLYNVYDKYDAEIAEINPLILTDDGLIAADAKLEIENDALFRHQDQVRQNRFKKKDFAFVKLDGDIAVIGNGAGLTLTGMDMVTLFGGKPATFLDIGGGASDESIKKALNLVLNYPPVKVVFLNVLGGITRADDVARGVIAALEDNKWDVNIVTRLTGTNEEEGQRLLEEAGIPYEISLEEAAKKAVAMCEEIKAKEAAK, encoded by the coding sequence ATGAAGTTTTTTGAACATAGTGCAAAAAAGGTTTTTGAAAGTGAAGGAATTAAAATTTTAGAAGGGCATGTTGTATACTCTCCTGAAGAGGCAATGGAAGTTGCTACTGAATTTGGTAGACCTATTGTACTCAAATCTCAAGTTTTAGTCGGTGGAAGAGGTAAAGCAGGAGGTATTAAGTTTGCAGACAACCCTGGTGAAGCATTTGAAATCGCTAATGAGTTATTAAAGTTAGAGATTAAAGGTGAAAAAGTAAAACACTTGCTCATTGAAGAAAAAGCAAATATCCAAAGGGAATTTTTCTTAAGTGTTTCAAATGACAGGGCAAATAAAACTCCAATCATTATGGCAAGTGCTGAAGGTGGAGTGGAAATTGAAGAATTGGCTAAGACATCCCCTGAAAAAATCATTAGATATAATGTAGACCCATTAAAAGAGTTCTTGCCTTATGAAGCTCGTGAAATAGCTCGTAAAATGGAAGTGGGCTCTGAATTGATGTCTCAAATTGGTGCTATCATTTGGAAGCTCTATAATGTTTATGATAAGTACGATGCAGAAATTGCAGAAATTAACCCTCTTATCTTAACAGATGATGGTTTGATTGCAGCTGATGCAAAATTGGAAATTGAAAATGATGCTTTATTCCGTCATCAAGATCAAGTAAGACAAAACAGATTCAAGAAAAAGGATTTTGCATTTGTAAAGCTTGATGGTGACATTGCAGTTATCGGAAATGGTGCAGGATTGACTTTAACCGGTATGGATATGGTTACATTATTCGGTGGAAAACCTGCAACTTTCTTGGATATCGGTGGTGGAGCATCTGATGAATCCATTAAAAAAGCTTTAAACTTAGTTTTAAATTACCCTCCTGTAAAAGTGGTATTCCTTAATGTTTTAGGTGGTATTACCAGAGCGGATGATGTTGCAAGAGGTGTAATTGCAGCTTTAGAAGATAATAAATGGGATGTAAACATTGTAACAAGACTTACTGGTACAAATGAAGAGGAAGGTCAAAGATTACTTGAAGAAGCAGGCATTCCTTATGAAATCTCATTAGAAGAAGCTGCTAAGAAAGCAGTTGCAATGTGTGAAGAAATTAAAGCAAAAGAAGCAGCTAAATAG
- a CDS encoding 2-oxoacid:ferredoxin oxidoreductase subunit gamma: MRTEVRIAGFGGQGVIMAGVIIGKAASLFDNKNAVQTQSYGPEARGGASRTEVVIDDDEIDYPKVTSPDILVAMSHEALIKYMGDLKDKGVLIIDPDMIVEEEIVDFVKEHKIKLYRAPATKTATEDVGLRIVANIVMIGAIVKVTEVVSVDAAKQAILDSVPKGTEDKNIQAFEAGYALL; the protein is encoded by the coding sequence ATGAGAACTGAAGTTCGTATAGCTGGTTTTGGTGGTCAAGGAGTAATCATGGCAGGAGTTATCATTGGTAAGGCTGCTTCACTCTTTGATAATAAAAATGCTGTTCAAACCCAATCCTACGGTCCTGAAGCTCGTGGAGGGGCTTCCAGAACTGAAGTTGTTATTGATGATGATGAAATCGACTATCCTAAAGTAACCAGTCCAGACATTTTGGTTGCTATGTCTCATGAAGCTTTAATCAAGTATATGGGGGATTTGAAGGACAAAGGAGTCTTGATTATCGATCCAGATATGATTGTTGAAGAAGAGATAGTTGATTTTGTAAAGGAACACAAAATAAAACTTTACAGAGCACCTGCAACTAAGACTGCAACTGAAGATGTGGGACTTAGGATAGTTGCAAACATTGTAATGATCGGTGCAATTGTTAAGGTCACTGAAGTTGTTTCAGTTGATGCAGCAAAACAAGCTATTTTAGACAGTGTACCAAAAGGAACCGAAGATAAGAATATTCAAGCATTTGAAGCAGGATACGCTTTGCTTTAA
- a CDS encoding 2-oxoacid:ferredoxin oxidoreductase subunit beta, translating into MVEKESPYKKYLREERLPHIFCPGCGNGTVMSTFFKGLEGTDIDFENVAMVSGIGCSSRIPGYAKCDSLHTTHGRALSFATGLKVGNPDLDVVVFTGDGDAASIGGNHLIHAARRNINLTVICINNNIYGMTGGQISPTSPKGSFGTTAPYGSRDVPFNLAELVSAAGASYVARWTTTHPLQLSKAIQKGLENEGFSFIEVVSQCPTYFGRKNKMKTPLQMFQWIKENSINKRRAEKMDEAELEGKIIVGEFANNPHAELTDNIKALAEENSDKPLAIKSAFEELD; encoded by the coding sequence ATGGTAGAAAAGGAAAGTCCATATAAAAAATATCTTAGAGAAGAAAGATTGCCACACATATTTTGTCCAGGCTGTGGAAATGGTACTGTAATGAGCACCTTCTTTAAAGGATTGGAAGGAACTGACATTGATTTTGAAAATGTTGCTATGGTTTCAGGTATCGGTTGTTCTTCAAGAATCCCTGGTTATGCAAAATGTGATTCACTCCACACAACCCACGGAAGAGCTTTAAGCTTTGCAACCGGTCTTAAAGTTGGAAACCCTGACTTGGATGTTGTTGTATTCACTGGTGACGGGGATGCAGCATCCATTGGTGGAAATCATTTGATTCATGCTGCAAGAAGAAACATTAATCTTACTGTAATCTGTATCAACAATAATATTTATGGTATGACTGGTGGTCAAATCAGTCCAACTTCACCTAAAGGAAGCTTTGGTACAACTGCACCTTACGGTTCAAGAGATGTGCCTTTTAATTTAGCTGAGCTTGTAAGTGCAGCTGGTGCATCCTATGTTGCTAGATGGACCACTACCCATCCTCTTCAATTATCCAAAGCTATTCAAAAAGGTTTGGAAAATGAAGGTTTCTCATTTATTGAAGTTGTTTCCCAGTGTCCAACTTACTTTGGACGTAAAAACAAGATGAAAACTCCATTGCAAATGTTCCAATGGATCAAGGAAAACAGTATCAATAAAAGAAGAGCAGAAAAGATGGATGAGGCTGAATTGGAAGGAAAAATCATTGTTGGTGAATTCGCTAATAATCCACATGCTGAATTAACTGATAACATCAAGGCATTGGCTGAAGAGAATTCAGACAAGCCATTAGCTATTAAATCTGCATTTGAGGAGTTGGATTAA
- a CDS encoding 2-oxoacid:acceptor oxidoreductase subunit alpha, whose translation MVEERFVQGNEACALGAIAANCRFFAGYPITPSTEIAEQMSILLPKYGGSFVQMEDEIASAGAIIGASWSGMKAMTATSGPGISLMQENIGYGFITETPIVIINVQRGSPSTGQPTMSAQADMMQVRWGSHGDYEPIALAPSSVQEFFDFTIKAFNLAEEYRVPVTVLADEVVGHMREKLIIPDDIEIVARKRPEKADGQYMPFDAPCDGTTPMPAFGDGFNIHVTGLTHDERGYPDTNDPDTHTQLVERLCNKVLMHRKDICSVKKENCDDADIVIVSCGSPYRSVGAAMKKAREEGIKVGSLKIDTPWPFPEEEIAEIAKTASDIIVPEMNLGQIVHEVERAAHGEANVHLIGKIGGILHKPDEIYEKIKEING comes from the coding sequence ATGGTGGAAGAGCGATTTGTTCAAGGAAATGAGGCTTGCGCATTAGGTGCAATAGCTGCAAACTGCAGATTCTTTGCAGGTTACCCAATTACTCCATCTACTGAAATTGCAGAACAAATGTCTATTTTGCTTCCAAAATATGGGGGTTCTTTTGTTCAAATGGAGGATGAAATTGCATCTGCAGGAGCTATCATTGGAGCTTCCTGGAGTGGTATGAAAGCAATGACTGCCACTTCCGGCCCGGGTATTTCATTAATGCAGGAAAATATAGGTTATGGATTCATTACAGAAACCCCTATTGTAATTATCAATGTTCAAAGAGGTTCCCCATCTACTGGTCAACCTACCATGTCTGCTCAAGCTGATATGATGCAAGTTCGTTGGGGTTCTCATGGAGATTATGAACCTATTGCTTTAGCACCTTCATCCGTTCAGGAATTCTTTGATTTCACAATCAAAGCTTTTAATTTAGCTGAGGAATACAGAGTTCCTGTAACTGTTCTTGCTGATGAAGTTGTAGGGCATATGAGAGAAAAATTGATAATTCCTGATGATATTGAAATTGTTGCTCGTAAAAGACCTGAAAAGGCAGATGGCCAATACATGCCATTTGATGCTCCTTGTGATGGAACTACTCCTATGCCTGCTTTTGGTGATGGATTCAATATTCACGTCACTGGACTCACTCACGATGAGAGGGGTTATCCCGACACTAACGATCCAGACACTCATACTCAATTAGTTGAAAGATTATGCAATAAAGTTTTAATGCATAGAAAGGATATCTGTTCCGTTAAAAAGGAAAATTGTGATGATGCAGACATCGTTATTGTATCATGTGGTTCTCCATATCGTTCTGTTGGGGCTGCTATGAAAAAGGCAAGAGAAGAAGGCATTAAGGTAGGATCTCTTAAAATTGACACTCCATGGCCTTTCCCAGAAGAGGAAATTGCTGAAATCGCTAAAACTGCAAGTGACATAATTGTTCCTGAAATGAATTTAGGACAAATTGTTCATGAAGTTGAAAGAGCAGCACATGGTGAAGCTAATGTTCATTTGATTGGCAAGATTGGAGGAATCCTTCATAAGCCTGATGAAATTTACGAAAAGATTAAGGAGATTAATGGATAG
- a CDS encoding ferredoxin family protein: MIIIDSKLCKGCDICIATCPKNVYSKSDKVNTKNVYLPFPEHEEGCTKCGLCEVSCPDQAIYVEKEVE, encoded by the coding sequence ATGATTATTATAGATTCTAAGCTTTGTAAAGGATGCGATATTTGTATAGCTACTTGTCCTAAAAATGTCTATTCAAAATCTGACAAAGTAAACACAAAAAATGTTTACCTTCCTTTCCCAGAACATGAGGAAGGTTGCACTAAATGTGGTTTATGTGAAGTATCCTGTCCTGATCAAGCTATTTATGTTGAAAAAGAGGTGGAATAA
- a CDS encoding dihydroneopterin aldolase family protein, producing MDTKEKYFSNISNRERAIFEGAISMGALFHQFVGTPFNKTNIASLEKAMEESFTLQPCIDKVEVSIDLDRLDKAMTEFEYTSLSGDMLDVKIYSKVDDVLAVIRIKFIEELNYPLMFVEEIIE from the coding sequence ATGGACACTAAAGAAAAATATTTTTCTAATATTTCAAATAGGGAAAGGGCAATATTTGAAGGGGCCATTAGTATGGGGGCTTTGTTCCATCAATTCGTAGGAACTCCCTTTAATAAAACCAATATTGCTAGTTTGGAAAAAGCTATGGAAGAGTCTTTCACTTTGCAGCCTTGCATTGATAAGGTAGAGGTTTCAATTGATTTGGATAGATTGGATAAGGCAATGACTGAATTTGAATACACATCTTTAAGTGGGGATATGCTGGATGTTAAAATATATTCAAAAGTCGATGATGTTTTGGCTGTTATCCGAATCAAATTCATAGAAGAACTTAATTATCCTTTAATGTTTGTTGAGGAGATAATTGAATAA
- a CDS encoding class E sortase, whose product MDIKSFLKPTTIIVVIAFLIIGLYALTEVNYFSYKNVAESNDVNASVIIIPSLGVFEKINNVSISQGVMYDTTSNIPTKGDTVLFGHRTLQGSPFLRLDALKKGDVVTLEWPGIGEINYTVKDSKIISPANYLDLNESHETGDIHNQELMLVTCHPIGSSAERLLVTAQLNSTSFINETALEENPQANGAWFITAGFLIFGLIISYFTPADERKIILAVVIAITIVLVYFCIFPVSSQIWADQLGWLNSLMGIN is encoded by the coding sequence ATGGATATAAAGAGTTTTTTAAAGCCTACAACAATCATTGTAGTCATTGCTTTCTTAATTATAGGGTTATATGCCTTAACAGAAGTAAATTACTTTTCATATAAGAATGTAGCTGAATCTAATGATGTGAATGCATCTGTAATCATTATTCCTTCATTGGGAGTCTTTGAAAAGATTAATAATGTTTCCATATCTCAAGGGGTAATGTATGACACCACTTCGAACATTCCAACTAAAGGAGATACTGTTTTATTTGGTCATAGGACATTGCAAGGCTCTCCATTTTTACGTTTAGATGCTCTTAAGAAAGGGGATGTAGTCACTTTAGAATGGCCTGGAATCGGTGAAATCAATTACACTGTTAAAGATTCTAAGATAATATCCCCCGCTAATTATTTGGATTTAAATGAAAGTCATGAAACTGGAGATATCCATAATCAGGAATTGATGTTAGTAACTTGCCATCCTATTGGCTCATCTGCTGAAAGACTTCTTGTAACTGCTCAGTTGAATTCTACAAGTTTCATCAATGAAACAGCATTGGAAGAAAATCCTCAAGCTAATGGGGCATGGTTCATTACTGCAGGATTCTTAATATTTGGACTTATAATATCCTATTTCACTCCTGCTGATGAGCGAAAAATTATTTTAGCGGTTGTCATAGCTATTACAATTGTTCTGGTTTATTTCTGCATTTTCCCAGTATCTTCACAAATTTGGGCTGATCAGTTAGGATGGTTAAATAGCTTAATGGGAATTAATTAA
- a CDS encoding archaetidylserine synthase: MRLKSVGMGYFLAIPDVISILNLVFGFLAILMVIGNHLTYASVCILVAVVFDSVDGWVSRKLNRDDKFGFGKNIDSLADIVSFGVAPSVILYYIGLGISDWAGYLMAIIAVLTLVCGMLRLTRYNVISDKINYHGFVGFPIPGTAIIIATYYLSGLFNVAVAAILMLFAAYLMISTIRYPKVDNYYVIGFGAVMILLLILPINVSIGAVNLPALALFVLSLVYMFMTFLEFFIDTEEALTAENVNRNIGQVREITADKVSGSLSSAKDAFKSMRENINKVSSGEIIGEAKKSDKEEEEEEKLLNISTGEVENE; the protein is encoded by the coding sequence ATGAGATTAAAAAGTGTAGGAATGGGATATTTTTTAGCTATTCCTGATGTCATTTCAATATTGAATTTGGTATTTGGATTTTTAGCTATTTTAATGGTTATTGGCAATCATTTAACATATGCATCAGTGTGCATACTTGTTGCAGTTGTTTTTGACTCTGTAGATGGATGGGTTTCAAGAAAACTTAATCGTGATGATAAATTTGGTTTTGGTAAGAATATTGATTCCTTAGCAGATATTGTATCTTTTGGTGTTGCGCCTTCAGTCATCTTATATTATATAGGATTAGGAATCTCTGACTGGGCAGGATACTTAATGGCGATCATTGCTGTTTTAACACTTGTTTGTGGTATGTTAAGACTTACTCGTTACAATGTAATTTCAGATAAAATTAATTACCACGGATTTGTTGGATTCCCAATACCTGGTACAGCTATTATCATAGCAACTTATTACCTAAGCGGTTTATTTAATGTTGCAGTTGCTGCAATATTAATGTTGTTTGCAGCTTATTTGATGATCAGTACAATCAGATACCCTAAAGTTGACAATTATTATGTTATTGGATTTGGAGCAGTAATGATATTATTATTGATTTTACCTATTAATGTATCAATAGGTGCTGTAAATCTTCCAGCTTTAGCATTGTTTGTATTATCATTAGTCTATATGTTCATGACCTTCTTAGAATTCTTCATTGATACTGAAGAAGCTTTAACTGCAGAAAATGTTAATAGAAATATTGGTCAAGTTAGAGAAATAACCGCTGATAAAGTCAGTGGTTCCTTAAGTTCTGCAAAAGATGCTTTCAAATCAATGAGAGAGAATATCAATAAGGTTTCTTCAGGGGAAATTATTGGTGAAGCTAAGAAGTCAGATAAAGAAGAAGAGGAAGAGGAAAAACTATTGAATATCAGTACTGGTGAAGTGGAAAACGAATAG
- a CDS encoding rod shape-determining protein, translating to MSIFGNEDAIEIEPTRVVKNSLGIDLGTLNTVIAKPSGDKFDLYQIPSVVAVKKDDPSAVLAVGEEAKKMLGRTPEDIVAVRPLKKGVIENVAQAQALLIRAMEIGINEGETVGRIVIGIPGDASEVEKNAAEEIGRKAGAEYVLVVSEGLAAAIGAGLPIAEPNGTMVIDIGAGSTDLVVISLGGINDIETVRVGGDDIDNRIVELVAEKYNVAISIHDAEAAKMEIGMIHCSEEFENLSYEVIGKSLETNRPKKVVIDSMLVADAVEPIIQAVVGGLNIILERLPAELMMGVYKNTVAVGGSSRLRGLKERIYDESDIPIQISDDPMTVVAKGTAIVAAEPLALEPEVRLKAMK from the coding sequence TTGAGTATTTTCGGAAATGAAGACGCTATTGAAATTGAACCAACAAGAGTTGTGAAAAATAGTTTAGGTATTGACTTAGGTACCTTAAACACAGTAATTGCAAAACCATCAGGAGACAAATTTGACTTATACCAAATTCCTTCTGTAGTTGCTGTAAAAAAAGATGACCCTTCCGCAGTACTTGCTGTTGGAGAAGAAGCTAAAAAAATGTTAGGCAGAACTCCAGAGGACATTGTTGCAGTAAGACCACTTAAAAAAGGAGTAATCGAAAACGTTGCACAAGCACAAGCATTACTCATTAGAGCTATGGAAATTGGTATTAACGAAGGAGAAACCGTGGGAAGAATTGTTATTGGAATTCCTGGAGACGCTTCTGAAGTAGAAAAAAATGCTGCTGAAGAAATAGGTAGAAAAGCTGGTGCTGAATACGTTTTAGTAGTCAGTGAAGGTTTAGCTGCAGCTATTGGTGCAGGATTGCCTATCGCAGAACCAAATGGAACCATGGTAATTGACATTGGTGCAGGATCTACTGATTTGGTGGTTATTTCCCTTGGTGGAATCAACGATATCGAAACCGTAAGAGTAGGTGGAGACGACATTGATAATAGAATCGTGGAATTGGTTGCAGAAAAATACAATGTTGCAATTAGCATTCACGATGCGGAAGCTGCAAAAATGGAAATTGGAATGATTCATTGCAGCGAAGAATTTGAAAACTTAAGTTATGAAGTTATTGGTAAATCCTTAGAAACTAACAGACCTAAAAAAGTTGTTATTGACTCAATGTTAGTTGCAGATGCAGTAGAACCAATCATCCAAGCAGTTGTTGGCGGATTAAACATTATCCTAGAAAGATTACCTGCAGAATTGATGATGGGAGTTTACAAAAATACTGTAGCAGTAGGAGGAAGTTCCAGATTAAGAGGTCTTAAAGAAAGAATTTATGATGAATCCGACATCCCAATTCAAATTTCTGATGACCCTATGACCGTAGTTGCAAAAGGAACTGCAATCGTAGCTGCTGAACCATTAGCTTTAGAACCGGAAGTACGTTTAAAAGCTATGAAATAA
- the rnhB gene encoding ribonuclease HII, translated as MDTLGLDEAGRGPVLGPMVMAGIVIPEKKEKIIERMGVKDSKRLTPNRRAVLYRKLTKMFDYETVVITAKDIDTLRAKGINLNQIEKLAMKKIINTLRADRIIIDALDVKEGRLQEEMEEYVGHSCEVIAEHKADDNYLAVGAASIIAKAKRDMIIEEINKQYIRSTKDRDGIGSGYPSDPKTKNFLKKFKYDEMPDFVRRSWGTVQKIKEAEEAEKLE; from the coding sequence ATGGATACACTAGGATTAGATGAAGCTGGAAGAGGCCCTGTTTTAGGCCCTATGGTTATGGCCGGTATTGTAATACCTGAGAAAAAAGAAAAGATCATTGAAAGAATGGGCGTGAAAGATTCTAAAAGATTAACTCCTAACAGAAGAGCTGTCCTATATCGTAAGTTAACTAAAATGTTCGATTATGAAACAGTGGTAATTACTGCAAAGGATATTGACACTTTAAGAGCAAAAGGAATTAATCTTAATCAAATAGAAAAACTAGCTATGAAAAAAATCATAAATACTCTTCGAGCAGATAGAATCATCATAGATGCTTTGGATGTTAAGGAAGGAAGACTTCAGGAGGAGATGGAAGAATATGTAGGCCATAGCTGTGAGGTCATTGCGGAACATAAGGCAGATGATAACTATCTTGCGGTTGGAGCAGCTTCAATCATTGCAAAAGCAAAAAGGGACATGATTATTGAAGAAATTAATAAGCAGTACATCAGATCCACCAAGGACAGAGATGGAATCGGTTCAGGTTATCCAAGCGATCCAAAAACCAAAAACTTCTTGAAGAAATTTAAATATGATGAAATGCCAGATTTCGTTAGAAGAAGTTGGGGAACAGTCCAGAAAATTAAAGAAGCCGAAGAGGCTGAAAAATTAGAATAA
- a CDS encoding IMP cyclohydrolase: MYLGRIISAGKTEDGKPYVAYRVSSRSFPNRQVKVLEDEAAIIPKEGFETDIFKNSYIAYDCVKTVGDIAIISNGSQTNPIADKIAIGMNIRDAMAYSLITLDYEKDDYNTPRIAAVVKGNEDDFEAYIGIVTDSKVLVEKIEDGKAQFISTYEKNTPEDVVFAAETPDDACKFIFDEGAFAEFENPVSSVAAIFDGKWKIAGFNPD; the protein is encoded by the coding sequence ATGTATTTAGGCAGAATTATTTCAGCAGGAAAAACAGAAGATGGAAAACCATATGTTGCTTATAGAGTTTCAAGCAGGTCTTTTCCAAACAGACAAGTAAAAGTTCTTGAAGATGAAGCAGCCATCATTCCAAAGGAAGGGTTTGAAACAGATATTTTCAAAAACTCTTACATTGCTTATGATTGTGTAAAGACTGTAGGTGACATTGCAATTATTTCAAACGGTTCTCAAACCAATCCTATTGCAGATAAGATAGCTATTGGAATGAATATCAGGGATGCAATGGCATATTCATTAATCACATTAGATTATGAAAAGGATGATTATAACACTCCAAGAATTGCTGCAGTAGTTAAAGGAAACGAAGATGATTTTGAAGCTTATATTGGTATTGTAACTGACAGTAAAGTATTAGTTGAAAAAATAGAAGATGGTAAAGCTCAATTCATTTCCACATATGAGAAAAACACACCGGAAGATGTTGTTTTTGCTGCAGAAACTCCTGATGATGCATGTAAGTTTATTTTCGACGAAGGTGCATTTGCTGAATTTGAAAATCCTGTCTCTTCAGTTGCAGCAATATTTGATGGAAAATGGAAAATTGCTGGTTTCAATCCAGATTAA
- a CDS encoding biopolymer transporter ExbD, which produces MAIDIKRHKEKMSRDEPEIKLVPFIDILFTLLIFLVVTSTFGAASVTGDDTGTGTGKPNMTDTTGDAEYYLLPVAGLQKVVVNGVDMSSEIRGNAVGVHARVLDEGDVQIKTSEHAIYIQAPSGMTPQEAVHMPE; this is translated from the coding sequence TTGGCAATTGACATTAAGCGTCATAAGGAGAAGATGAGTAGGGATGAGCCTGAAATCAAGTTGGTTCCTTTTATTGACATTTTATTTACTTTACTTATCTTTTTAGTAGTGACCAGTACTTTCGGTGCTGCATCTGTTACTGGTGATGACACTGGCACAGGCACTGGAAAGCCAAATATGACTGACACTACTGGAGATGCAGAGTATTATTTGCTGCCTGTTGCAGGACTTCAGAAAGTTGTTGTAAATGGTGTAGATATGTCTTCTGAGATAAGAGGAAATGCTGTCGGTGTTCATGCAAGAGTGCTGGATGAGGGTGATGTTCAGATTAAAACGAGTGAACATGCAATATATATTCAAGCACCTTCTGGAATGACTCCTCAAGAGGCAGTTCATATGCCAGAGTGA
- a CDS encoding MotA/TolQ/ExbB proton channel family protein has translation MIIESLINGFDMIMEMLQSGGVITYIILLLGIYGLLISIRKIFYLRKISKIDATEIMGTITSSMEQGGAIEALKNISHYKNPVSRIMSEALKIGYKNKIEVEESMEQIFIVELSKMTNGISALKTIIELAPFLGLIGTVLGIWMTFKNLGVNPDAAAMAEGIYIALITTIAGLTVAIVLMPLYTYIKGLIDAEMDKIELATKMTNWSYAVIKIRVYEKLPCVIEALQEAEGIVSVKEISDPYSNIQISFKPSMLEKSISNIILEKCDVKSEITESKLRQ, from the coding sequence ATGATTATAGAAAGTCTTATTAATGGATTTGACATGATTATGGAGATGCTCCAAAGTGGGGGAGTTATCACTTATATAATTCTTTTGCTTGGTATCTATGGTCTGTTAATATCTATAAGAAAGATATTTTACCTTAGAAAAATAAGTAAAATCGATGCTACAGAGATTATGGGGACTATTACCTCATCTATGGAACAAGGTGGAGCTATTGAAGCTTTAAAAAATATCAGTCACTATAAAAACCCTGTTTCAAGAATCATGTCTGAAGCATTGAAAATTGGTTATAAGAATAAGATAGAAGTGGAAGAAAGTATGGAGCAAATCTTCATTGTGGAGCTCTCAAAAATGACCAATGGTATTAGTGCATTAAAAACTATTATTGAGCTTGCTCCTTTCTTAGGATTGATTGGTACTGTATTAGGTATTTGGATGACCTTTAAGAATTTAGGTGTAAATCCTGATGCTGCAGCTATGGCAGAGGGTATTTACATTGCTCTTATTACCACTATTGCAGGTTTAACTGTAGCTATTGTTCTTATGCCATTATATACTTATATCAAAGGTTTAATTGATGCAGAAATGGATAAAATTGAATTAGCTACTAAAATGACTAATTGGAGTTATGCTGTAATTAAAATCAGAGTTTATGAAAAGTTGCCTTGTGTAATTGAAGCACTTCAAGAAGCAGAAGGTATTGTTAGCGTAAAGGAAATCTCTGATCCATATTCAAATATTCAAATTTCATTTAAGCCAAGTATGCTTGAAAAGAGTATAAGTAATATCATATTGGAAAAATGTGATGTAAAATCTGAAATTACTGAAAGTAAATTAAGACAATAA